TCCACGGTGTGGGCGACGTTCACGAAGCCGTGCTCCGCCGCGATCGACTCCGCCCACTTCTCCACCGCAGGACCCTCCACCTCGACGGCCTTGCCGCACTTGCGGCAGACCAGGTGATGGTGGTGGTCCCCGGTGGAGCAGCGCCGGTAGACCGACTCGCCGTCGCTGGTGCGCAGCACGTCGACCTCGCCGGCGTCGGCGAGCGACTGGAGGGTGCGGTACACGGTCGTCAGGCCGACGGAGTCACCGCGGTGCTTGAGCATGTCGTGCAGCTCCTGGGCGCTGCGGAACTCGTCCACCTGGTCCAGCGCCGCCGCCACGGCTGCCCGCTGCCGGGTGGATCGTCCTCGTACTGGCGCGGTATTCATCTCGCCAGGCGCAGTCGCCACCGGTTCCTCCTCGTATCGGCCTCGGCCCATTGTGCCAGGCGGCCGACTCTCTCAGACCTTCACATCATCGCGCGTGCAGACCTCTTCGGCGGCGCGGGCCGCATTCGCCCGGCGCCGGGCCAGCGGGGTGGACAGTGCGGTCATCACCATGAAGACGCCGATGGCGAGCAGCACGATGGTGCCGCCGGAGGGGGCGTCGATGTAGTACGTCGCGACCGTGCCGGAGAGCGAGACCAGCACGCCGATCACCATGGCCACCGACAGGGTGGCGGTGAACCCGCGGGTGACGCGCTGCGCCGCCGCGACCGGGATCACCATCATGGCGCTGACCAGCAGCAGGCCGACGATCCGCATGGCCACGGTGACGGTGACGGCGGCGGTGACCGCGATCAGCAGGTTCAGGAAGCGCACCGGCAGGCCGGTGACCCGGGCGAACTCCTCGTCCTGGCAGACGGCGAACAGCTGGCGGCGCAGGCCGAGGGTGACGGCGATCACGAACGCCGCGAGGATCACGACCGCGGTGACGTCCTCGGCGGAGACCGTGGTGATCGAGCCGAAGAGGTAGCTGGTCAGATTGGCCGTGGAACCGCCCGGCGCCAGGTTGATGATCATCACGCCGCCGGCCAGGCCGCCGTAGAACAGCATGGCGAGCGCGATGTCGCCGCTGGTTTTGCCGCGGGAGCGGATCAGCTCCATGCCGACCGCGCCGATGACCGCGACCAGGGTCGCCATCCACACCGGGCTCGTGTTGAGCAGGAAGCCGAGCGCGACACCGGTCATGGCCACGTGTCCGATGCCGTCGCCCATGACGGCCTGGCGGCGCTGCACGAGGTACGTGCCGATCGCCGGGGCGGTGACGCCGACCAGGACGGCCGCGAGGAGGGCCCGCTGCATGAAGGCGTAGGTGAGGAGGTCCATCAGCTCAGCAGTCCCGTCCGGAGCGGCTCGGCGTCGTGCGCCGCGTGGGGGTGTACGTGGTCGTGGCCGGGCAGGGCGTGCTGGCCCACGGCCTCCGGGGGCGCGCCGTCGTGGACGACGCAGCCGTCGCGCAGGACGACGGCGCGGTCGATCAGCGGCTCCAGCGGGCCCAGCTCGTGCAGGACGAGCAGGACGGTCGTGCCGGCGGCGACCTGCTCGCGCAGGGCGTTCGCGAGGACCTCCTGGTTGGCGAGGTCCACGCCGGCCATCGGCTCGTCCATGATCAGCAGTTCGGGTTCCACGGCGAGCGCCCGCGCGATCAGCACGCGCTGGTGCTGGCCGCCGGAGAGGGCGTTGACGGAGGCGTCGGCGTACGGGCCCATGTCGACGAGGGCCAGGGCCCGCTCGACGGCCGCCTTGTCGGCTTTACGGAGGATGCCGAAGCGGGAGCGGGCGAGCCGGCCGGAGGAGACGACCTCGCGGACGGTGGCCGGGACGCCGCTGGCGGCGGTGGTGCGCTGCGGGACGTACCCGATGCGCGACCAGGCGCGGAAGCGCTTGAAGTCGGTGCCGAACAACGCCAGCTCGCCGTCGGACAGCGGGACCTGGCCGACGACGGCGCGCACGGCCGTGGACTTGCCGGAGCCGTTGGCGCCGAGCAGGGCGACGACCTCGCCGCGCCGGACGGTGAGGTCGACCCCGCGCAGCACGGGGCGCGAGCCGAGCGAGGCGGTGGCCCCGCGCAGGGATATGACGGGCTGGTCCGCTGCCTCGGCGGGCTGGGACTCCATGGCACGCGCCTCCGTTACTGCCATTACTTGCTACCGAGCGCCTTCTGCAGGTTCTTCAGATTGGACCGCATGACCTCGAGGTAGTCAGCGCCCTGGGACTTGTCGGTGATTCCCTCGAGCGGGTCGAGGACGTCGGTCTTCAGGCCCGTGTCCGCGGCGAGCGTCTTGGCCGTCTTGTCGCTGGCCAGGCTCTCGAAGAACACCGTCGAGACATTGTCCTTCTTCGCGACGGCCTGGAGTTCCTTCATCCGGGCCGGGCTCGGCTCGGACTCGGGGTCGACGCCGGAGATGCCCTCCTGGTCGAGGCCGTAGCGCTCGGCGAGGTAGCCGAAGGCGGAGTGCGTGGTGATGAAGGTCTTGGACGCGGTGTTCTTCAGGCCGTCCTTGAACTCCGCATCGAGCGCGGTCAGCTTGCCGACCAGCTCGTCGGTGTTCTTGCGGTAGTCGGCCGCGTGGTCGGGGTCGGCCTTCTCCAGGGCCGCGCCGACGCCCTTGGCGACCTCGGCGTACTTCACCGGGTCGAGCCAGATGTGCGGGTCCTCGCCGGCCTCGCCGTGGCCGTGGCCCTCCTCGCCCTCGCCCTCGTGGGCGTGGTCGTGGCCGGAGGAGCCGTGGACCTCGAGCTTCGTGAGGGCGGCGGCGTCGACTATGTGCTTCACGCCGGACTGGGCGACGGCCTTGTCGACGGCGGGCTGCAGGCCCTTGAGGTAGAGGACCACGTCGGACTCGCCGAGCTGCCCGGTCTGCTTCGGGGTGATCTCCAGGTCGTGCGGTTCCACGCCCGGCTTGGTCAGGGTGGCGGCCTTCACGTGGTCCTTGCCGATCTGTTCGGCCAGGAACTGCATCGGGTAGAACGACGCCATGACGCCGAGCTTGCCGTCCTTGCCGCCCCCGGCGGCCGAGGCTCCGGAGCAGGCGGTGAGGGCCGTGGCGCCGAGGGCGACGGCTCCGGCGAGGGCGGCTGCGGGTATGAGGCGTCGTACGTTCATGACATCCATTTTCATCAAAAATGGAAACGGTTGTCAAAAACCCTGGTGGGGAGCCCGGGGGCCGGGCCGCGGAAGGGGTCCCGATTTGAAAGGGGGGGTGCGGGCGCCGGTAACCTTGAGTCTTCGCCGTTCGTCCTCGTAATGAAGAGAGCACCGTGGCCGCCGACAAGATCGAAACCATCGTCAGCCTGAGCAAGCGCCGTGGCTTCGTTTTCCCGTGCAGTGAGATCTACGGCGGCACCAAGGCCGCCTGGGACTACGGCCCGCTCGGTGTCGAGCTCAAGGAGAACATCAAGCGCCAGTGGTGGAAGGCGATGGTCACCGGGCGTGAGGACATCGTCGGCATCGACTCCTCCGTGATCCTGGCCCCCGAGGTCTGGGTGGCCTCCGGCCATGTCGCGACCTTCTCGGACCCGCTGACCGAGTGCACCTCCTGCCACAAGCGCCACCGCGCAGACCACCTGGAAGAGGCGTACGAGGCCAAGCACGGCCGCCTGCCCGCCAACGGTCTCGCCGACATCAACTGCCCCAACTGCGGTGTGAAGGGCCAGTTCACCGAGCCGAAGCAGTTCTCCGGCATGCTGGAGACCCACCTCGGCCCGACCCAGGACACCGGCTCCAAGGCGTACCTGCGCCCCGAGACCGCCCAGGGCATCTTCACCAACTTCGCCCAGGTGCAGACCGCCTCGCGCAAGAAGCCCCCGTTCGGCATCGCGCAGATGGGCAAGTCCTTCCGCAACGAGATCACCCCCGGCAACTTCATCTTCCGCACCCGCGAGTTCGAGCAGATGGAGATGGAGTTCTTCGTCAAGCCGGGCGAGGACGAGCAGTGGCAGGAGTACTGGATGCAGGAGCGGTGGAACTGGTACCGCGACCTCGGCATCCGCGAGGAGAACATCCGCTGGTACGACCACCCGAAGGAGAAGCTGTCCCACTACTCGAAGCGCACCGCCGACATCGAGTACCGCTTCAACTTCGGTGGCAGTGAGTTCTCCGAGCTCGAAGGCGTGGCCAACCGCACCGACTTCGACCTCAAGGCCCACTCCGCCGCCTCCGGCCAGGACCTGGTCTACTTCGACCAGGAGACCAAGGAGAAGTACACCCCGTACGTCATCGAGCCGGCGGCCGGTGTCAACCGCGCCATGCTCGCCTTCATGCTCGACGCGTTCAACGAGGACGAGGCCCCGAACGCCAAGGGCGTCATGGAGAAGCGCACCGTGATGCGCTTCGACCCGCGCCTGGCCCCGGTCAAGGTCGCCGTGCTGCCGCTGTCCCGCAACGCGCAGCTGTCGCCGAAGGCCAAGGGCCTCGCCGCCGACCTGCGCAAGTTCTGGAACATCGAGTTCGACGACGCGGGCGCCATCGGCCGCCGCTACCGCCGCCAGGACGAGATCGGTACGCCGTTCTGCGTCACCGTCGACTTCGACACCCTGGACGACAACGCGGTGACCGTGCGCGAGCGCGACACGATGAAGCAGGAGCGCGTCTCCCTGGACCAGATCCAGAGCTACCTCGGCAGCCGCCTGCTCGGCTGCTAGGCCTTCTGCCCCGGCCGGGCTGAAACGGCCGGGCTGAAACGGCCGGTGGCCCGGTGCGCATCATGCGTACCGGGCCACCGTCGTTTTCTCCGCCTCCGCTCAGGCGGCCTGGGTCTGGGCCTCGGCCTCGGCCGCTGCGGCGGCGCGCCGCTCACCCTCGGCCTTCGAGCGCTTGCCGTAGAACGCGGTCCACGCGCCCAGCATGCCGAGCACCGCGTAGATCATGATCGGGCTGATGATCACCATCGTGTCGGTGGGCAGCGCGTACGCCAGGGCGATCCGCAGCCCGGCCTCGGCGAGGTACGTCACGCCCCACACCGTGGTCATGACGGTCATCGTCCGGCGGAAGCCCTCGTACTGCCACAGGCCGTTCCACCAGGCGGTGCTCTCGGGCGTGCCGTCGGTGGCGAACTTCCGGCTGAAGTAGAACATCAGCGGACGCGGGGCGAGCAGGGTCGCCAGGCAGAGCGCCCCGAACAGCCCGGTCACCCCGGAGTCCTTGATCAGCAGGGCCCGGGCGGAGTGGGCGCCGATCAGCGAGACGGTGGCAGTGATCGCCACGAACACCAGGGTGATGATGGCGAACTCGTCGACCTTGCGGCGCCAGGCCACGCTGATGGCGGTGTCGAGCACGGGCCAGGCGCCGCTGACCAGCATCGCGGAGAACTCGCTCCAGCCGTGGTCGCGCAGCTGGTTGTACGTGATGATCGGCGCGGCCACGTCGAGGCCGATGGTCAGAATCCAGCCGAGGGCGGCGGTGCCACCCGAACGGGCCGGAGGTCCGGGCTGCACTGCCTGAGTAAGTTGAGCGGACAAGGTTCCCCCTGAAACGTGCCTGATGAAGTGCGGTAAGGGGACCGTATGGAATTTGACGGGGCACGGACAAGCCGCCTCGCCCAAAATGATCATCAAGCTGTCCGGAGTGTCTGGTTCCGGACGGTGTCGTGCGTGGCCGCCCCGATCCCGATCAGGCGCGCAGGCCCCGGATCACGAGGGCGGTGACGGCCTCGAACTCCGTGATGATCGTGGGCGAGAGCCAGTCGGCCGCGTACTGCGGATCGTGGAAACGGCCGGTGGCGTCGAACACCGCCCGGGCGGCGGCCGGCACGTCGGGCGCACTGAGCGAGCCCGCCTCGACGCCCTCGGAGATGATCCGGCCCAACTGGTCGATCAGCTGGCTCAGGTGGTGGTCCACGACGCCGCTGTTCTCGGAGAGCAGCACCGTGTACGTCGCGAACAGCTCCGGGTCGTCACCCGCCTTGTGCCGCTTGGCCTCGAAGAGCGCCTCCAGCCATGTCTCCAGCTTGGAGGGCGCGGCCGCGCCGGGGGCGGAGGCGATCTCCTCCAGGCGGACGACGCTCTTGGCGAGCCAGCGGTCCGTGACGGCCTCGCGCAGCGCCGCCTTCGACGGGAAGTGCCGGTACACGCTGCCGTGGCTGACGCCCAGGGCGCGGGCCACGTCCACCACGGTGGCCTTGGTGGGGCCGTAGCGGCGCAGCACCTCCTCGGTGGTCTCGAGGATGCGCTCAGGTGTCAGGGGCGCGGCAGCAGCGGGGGGCATGAGTACGACCGTACCGCCCGCTCAGTGCTCGCTGTCGAGGTGGGCCATCTGCGCTGCCGGGTAGCGCTCGCCGGCCGCGGCTCCCGCCGGGACCGCCTCCTCGATGGCCGCCAGGTCTTCAGGGGTCAGCTCCACGTCCATGGCACCCAGTGCCTCGGACAGCCGGTCCCGGCGGCGGGCGCCCACCAGCGGCACGATGTCCTCGCCGCGCGAGAGCACCCAGGCGATGGCGGTCTGGGCGACGCTGACCCCCTTGCCCTCCGCGACCTTGCGCAGGGCGTCGACCAGGTCGAGGTTGCGCTGCAGGTTCTCGCCCTGGAAGCGGGGGCTCATCCCGCGGAAGTCGCCCGGCGCCAGCTCCCGGTCGCGGCTGAAGTGCCCGCTGATCAGACCGCGGCTCAGCACCCCGTACGCCGTGACACCGATGCCCAGCTCGCGGGCGGTCGGCAAGATCTCCTCCTCGATGCCGCGGGAGATCAGCGAGTACTCGATCTGGAGGTCGGCGATCGGGGCCACGGCCGCGGCTCTGCGCAGCGTGTCCGCGCCGACCTCGGAGAGGCCGATGTGCCGCACGTGCCCCGCTTCGACGGCCTCGGCGATGGCGCTGACGGTCTCCTCGATCGGGACCTCCGGGTCGACACGGGCGATCCGGTAGATGTCGATGTGGTCCCGGCCGAGGCGCTGGAGCGAGTAGGCCAGGAAGTTCTTGACGGCCTCGGGGCGGCCGTCGTAGCCGGTGAAACCGCCCTCGACGGTGCGCAGGGCGCCGAACTTCACGCTGACCAGAGCCTGCTCGCGGGCCGCGGCGGGGGCGGCGCGCAGGGCCTCGCCGATGAGCATCTCGTTGTGCCCCATGCCGTAGAAGTCGCCGGTGTCGAGCAGCGCACCCGCGCCGTCGGGGACGGAGTCCAGGTAGGCGTGGAGGGTCGCGATCGACTCGGTGCGGTCGGCCTCCCCGTACAGGGCGGACATGCCCATGCAGCCCAGTCCCAGGGGGAAGACGGAGGGGCCGGTCGAGCCGAGGGTGCGGGTGTTCTCGTTCTTGGTCATGGAACAACCATGGCATGACGGGTGACAGATTTCAATATCTGTCACCCGTCAGGGTGGCTACGCCGCCACCCGCAGGGCGAGCGCCGCCGCCGCGACCAGGGCGAGGGTGGCCGCCGGGGCCAGTTCGAAGTCCTTCACGCGCAGGTGGCTGATGACCGCACCGATGAAGTAGAGGGTCACGCCGACGGCCGCGGCCACGCCGAGCGGAGTCACCCAAAGGCCTGCGACCAGGCCTATCGCCCCGGCCGCCTTCAGGGTGGCCAGCCGGGGCAGCCAGGCGTCCGGGACCCGGACCTTCTGCATGCTCGCCACGATCGCGTCGTTGCGCTGGAGCGTGAGCGTGGCGGACGCGACCAGGACGAGTGCGAGCAGGCCGGCGGTGACGGCGTACGCAATGAACATGAGGTGCTCCAACGATCGGGGGTGTTAAATCATTGAATAGCATCAACGATCCAATCTCCGCAACCATTCCCCGGTTGTTACGATGTCTGATATGACGGCAGCTCAGGAGTCTCCGCACCCACCGCAGCGGCTGGGCCTGCTGCTGGCCTGGCACGGCTCGATCACCGAGACCCGTATGAAGAAGGCGCTCAGCGCGGCCGGGCTCACCCCGCGGCACGCGATGACGCTGATGCGTCTGGAGGGCGGCCCCGTCAGCCAGCGGACACTCGCCGAACAGCTCGAGGTGGACCCGAGCGTGCTGGTCGGCATCCTCAACGATCTGGAGGGCGAGGGGCTCGCCCTGCGCCGCCGGGATCCGGCCGACCGCCGCCGCCACAACGTGGCCATCACCGAGGCCGGATCGGCCGCGCTCGCCAAGACGAACTCCGCCCTCGACGAGGTCGAGCTCTCCCTGTTCGCCGCGCTCTCGCAGCAGGACCGGGACGCACTGCGCGGCCTGCTGGCCCGCATCGACTCGAACGCCGACGACTTCAACTGCGGCGAATAGGCGGCCCGCCCGGCCGTCGGCCGCCCGGTCGTCGGCCGCGCGCCCGCCCGGCCGTCAGCCGCGCGGCGGAGCTCCGGCCGTCCGCGAGGATGCCGTGGCCGTCTGCTCCAGCTTCCGGGCGGTCCGCGCCGCGGTCCCCATGGCCCACGGGCCACTGGTCACGGCGCCCACGACGAGTGCGAGCAGCCCGCAGCCCGTGATGATCCACCAGGCCGGCCGGGTCGCCTCGATGAAATCGGCGCCGCTCGCCGTCCCGGCCGCCAGGACCGCGCCGATCACGGCCACGCCCAGCGTCCCGCCGGTCTGCCTGCTCGTGGAGGCCACCGCGGCCGCGACCCCCGCCTGGGCCCGGGGCATCCCGGAGACCGCGGTGTTGGTGATGGGCGCGTTCACCATGCCGAAGCCCAGCCCGAACAGCACGTACGCGGTGAACAGCAGCGGCGTCGAGGTCTGCGCCGAGAAGGCCGCGAACAGCACCCCGCTCGCCGCCATCGCCGTCCCCGCTATCAGCAGCGACGGCCGCGGCCCCCGATTGCCGACCAGTCGGCCCGACAGCGGTGCGCAGAGGAAGGTGAGCAGCGCCATCGGCAGCATGTAGAGCCCGGCGTCGAGCGCGCTGAGCCCCCGTACGTCCTGCAGGTACAGGGTGTTCAGGAAGAGGAACCCGGACAGCGCGGCGAAGGCGCTGATCGCTATCACCGTCGCGCCGCTGAACGGAGCGCTCCGGAAGAACCGCGGGTCGATCAGCGGCTCCGCCCGCCGCGGCTCGTGGAACAGCAGCCCCGCCAGCGAGGCGACGGCCAGGGCCGTGCACCCGAGGACGACCGGCGAGTTCCAGCCGGCGGCCGGCGCCTCGATGATCCCGTACGTCACGGACCCCAGCAGGGCCATGACCAGCAGCTGGCCCACCGGGTCCGGGCGGCGCGGACGCCCGGCCCGCGACTCCGGGACGAACCGCAGGGCCAGTGCCAGGGCCAGCAGCCCGACCGGGAGGTTGATCCAGAAGATGGAGCGCCAGCCGACCGAATCCACGAGCAGTCCGCCGATCAGCGGGCCCACGGCCATGGAGATGCCGACCACCGCGCCCCAGACGCCGATGGCGCGGGCCCGTTCGCGCGGCGCGGTGAAGGTGTTGGTGATGATCGACATGGCGACCGGGTTGAGCATCGAGCCACCCACGGCCTGGACCATCCGGAAGGCGATCAGCCACTCCAGGGTCGGCGCGAGCGAGCAGAGCAGCGAACCCGCCGTGAAGACGACGAGGCCCGCGGCGAAGACCTTGCGGCGCCCGATCCGATCCGCCGTGGAGCCCGCCAGCATCAGCAGCGAGGCCAGGACCAGCGTGTACGCGTCGATCGTCCACTGCATACCGGCGACGGAGGCGTCCAGCTCGCGGCGCATCGAGGGCAGGGCGACGTTGAGGACGGTCACGTCGAGGCTGACGATGAGCAGGCTCATGCAGCAGATCGCCAGGACCAGCAGCCTCTGGCGGTGACTCGACTCCGACATGCTTACGATAGTACGCCTAACTAAAGAAATGCGTGCTGCGGTTCGGCTGGGCGACAATGGGGGGATGACCACGCTCCCCCCGCCGCTCGCGATCGGCCCGCACACCGTGCAGCCCCCCGTGGTGCTCGCCCCCATGGCCGGCATCACCAATGCCCCGTTCCGTACCCTCTGCCGCGAGTTCAGCGGCGGCAAGGGGCTGTTCGTGAGCGAGATGATCACGACCCGCGCCCTGGTCGAGCGCAACGAGAAGACCATGCAGCTGATCCACTTCGACGAGACCGAGAAGCCTCGTTCGATCCAGCTGTACGGAGTCGACCCGGCGACGGTCGGCAAGGCGGTCCGCATGATCGTCGAAGAGGACCGGGCCGACCACATCGACCTGAACTTCGGCTGCCCGGTCCCCAAGGTGACCCGCAAGGGCGGCGGCTCCGCGCTCCCGTACAAGCGGAACCTGCTGCGCGCGATCCTGCGCGAGGCCGTCGCGGGCGCCGGCGACCTGCCGGTCACCATGAAGATGCGCAAGGGCATCAACGACGACCACCTCACCTACCTGGACGCCGGCCGGATCGCCGTCGAGGAGGGCGTCACCGCC
The Streptomyces sp. NBC_01296 DNA segment above includes these coding regions:
- a CDS encoding Fur family transcriptional regulator, with the translated sequence MATAPGEMNTAPVRGRSTRQRAAVAAALDQVDEFRSAQELHDMLKHRGDSVGLTTVYRTLQSLADAGEVDVLRTSDGESVYRRCSTGDHHHHLVCRKCGKAVEVEGPAVEKWAESIAAEHGFVNVAHTVEIFGTCADCAAAAAGQAPA
- a CDS encoding metal ABC transporter permease, with protein sequence MDLLTYAFMQRALLAAVLVGVTAPAIGTYLVQRRQAVMGDGIGHVAMTGVALGFLLNTSPVWMATLVAVIGAVGMELIRSRGKTSGDIALAMLFYGGLAGGVMIINLAPGGSTANLTSYLFGSITTVSAEDVTAVVILAAFVIAVTLGLRRQLFAVCQDEEFARVTGLPVRFLNLLIAVTAAVTVTVAMRIVGLLLVSAMMVIPVAAAQRVTRGFTATLSVAMVIGVLVSLSGTVATYYIDAPSGGTIVLLAIGVFMVMTALSTPLARRRANAARAAEEVCTRDDVKV
- a CDS encoding metal ABC transporter ATP-binding protein → MESQPAEAADQPVISLRGATASLGSRPVLRGVDLTVRRGEVVALLGANGSGKSTAVRAVVGQVPLSDGELALFGTDFKRFRAWSRIGYVPQRTTAASGVPATVREVVSSGRLARSRFGILRKADKAAVERALALVDMGPYADASVNALSGGQHQRVLIARALAVEPELLIMDEPMAGVDLANQEVLANALREQVAAGTTVLLVLHELGPLEPLIDRAVVLRDGCVVHDGAPPEAVGQHALPGHDHVHPHAAHDAEPLRTGLLS
- a CDS encoding metal ABC transporter substrate-binding protein, producing the protein MNVRRLIPAAALAGAVALGATALTACSGASAAGGGKDGKLGVMASFYPMQFLAEQIGKDHVKAATLTKPGVEPHDLEITPKQTGQLGESDVVLYLKGLQPAVDKAVAQSGVKHIVDAAALTKLEVHGSSGHDHAHEGEGEEGHGHGEAGEDPHIWLDPVKYAEVAKGVGAALEKADPDHAADYRKNTDELVGKLTALDAEFKDGLKNTASKTFITTHSAFGYLAERYGLDQEGISGVDPESEPSPARMKELQAVAKKDNVSTVFFESLASDKTAKTLAADTGLKTDVLDPLEGITDKSQGADYLEVMRSNLKNLQKALGSK
- a CDS encoding glycine--tRNA ligase — encoded protein: MAADKIETIVSLSKRRGFVFPCSEIYGGTKAAWDYGPLGVELKENIKRQWWKAMVTGREDIVGIDSSVILAPEVWVASGHVATFSDPLTECTSCHKRHRADHLEEAYEAKHGRLPANGLADINCPNCGVKGQFTEPKQFSGMLETHLGPTQDTGSKAYLRPETAQGIFTNFAQVQTASRKKPPFGIAQMGKSFRNEITPGNFIFRTREFEQMEMEFFVKPGEDEQWQEYWMQERWNWYRDLGIREENIRWYDHPKEKLSHYSKRTADIEYRFNFGGSEFSELEGVANRTDFDLKAHSAASGQDLVYFDQETKEKYTPYVIEPAAGVNRAMLAFMLDAFNEDEAPNAKGVMEKRTVMRFDPRLAPVKVAVLPLSRNAQLSPKAKGLAADLRKFWNIEFDDAGAIGRRYRRQDEIGTPFCVTVDFDTLDDNAVTVRERDTMKQERVSLDQIQSYLGSRLLGC
- a CDS encoding VC0807 family protein — translated: MQPGPPARSGGTAALGWILTIGLDVAAPIITYNQLRDHGWSEFSAMLVSGAWPVLDTAISVAWRRKVDEFAIITLVFVAITATVSLIGAHSARALLIKDSGVTGLFGALCLATLLAPRPLMFYFSRKFATDGTPESTAWWNGLWQYEGFRRTMTVMTTVWGVTYLAEAGLRIALAYALPTDTMVIISPIMIYAVLGMLGAWTAFYGKRSKAEGERRAAAAAEAEAQTQAA
- a CDS encoding TetR/AcrR family transcriptional regulator; translation: MPPAAAAPLTPERILETTEEVLRRYGPTKATVVDVARALGVSHGSVYRHFPSKAALREAVTDRWLAKSVVRLEEIASAPGAAAPSKLETWLEALFEAKRHKAGDDPELFATYTVLLSENSGVVDHHLSQLIDQLGRIISEGVEAGSLSAPDVPAAARAVFDATGRFHDPQYAADWLSPTIITEFEAVTALVIRGLRA
- a CDS encoding aldo/keto reductase yields the protein MTKNENTRTLGSTGPSVFPLGLGCMGMSALYGEADRTESIATLHAYLDSVPDGAGALLDTGDFYGMGHNEMLIGEALRAAPAAAREQALVSVKFGALRTVEGGFTGYDGRPEAVKNFLAYSLQRLGRDHIDIYRIARVDPEVPIEETVSAIAEAVEAGHVRHIGLSEVGADTLRRAAAVAPIADLQIEYSLISRGIEEEILPTARELGIGVTAYGVLSRGLISGHFSRDRELAPGDFRGMSPRFQGENLQRNLDLVDALRKVAEGKGVSVAQTAIAWVLSRGEDIVPLVGARRRDRLSEALGAMDVELTPEDLAAIEEAVPAGAAAGERYPAAQMAHLDSEH
- a CDS encoding DoxX family protein, which produces MFIAYAVTAGLLALVLVASATLTLQRNDAIVASMQKVRVPDAWLPRLATLKAAGAIGLVAGLWVTPLGVAAAVGVTLYFIGAVISHLRVKDFELAPAATLALVAAAALALRVAA
- a CDS encoding MarR family winged helix-turn-helix transcriptional regulator; the protein is MTAAQESPHPPQRLGLLLAWHGSITETRMKKALSAAGLTPRHAMTLMRLEGGPVSQRTLAEQLEVDPSVLVGILNDLEGEGLALRRRDPADRRRHNVAITEAGSAALAKTNSALDEVELSLFAALSQQDRDALRGLLARIDSNADDFNCGE
- a CDS encoding MFS transporter, coding for MSESSHRQRLLVLAICCMSLLIVSLDVTVLNVALPSMRRELDASVAGMQWTIDAYTLVLASLLMLAGSTADRIGRRKVFAAGLVVFTAGSLLCSLAPTLEWLIAFRMVQAVGGSMLNPVAMSIITNTFTAPRERARAIGVWGAVVGISMAVGPLIGGLLVDSVGWRSIFWINLPVGLLALALALRFVPESRAGRPRRPDPVGQLLVMALLGSVTYGIIEAPAAGWNSPVVLGCTALAVASLAGLLFHEPRRAEPLIDPRFFRSAPFSGATVIAISAFAALSGFLFLNTLYLQDVRGLSALDAGLYMLPMALLTFLCAPLSGRLVGNRGPRPSLLIAGTAMAASGVLFAAFSAQTSTPLLFTAYVLFGLGFGMVNAPITNTAVSGMPRAQAGVAAAVASTSRQTGGTLGVAVIGAVLAAGTASGADFIEATRPAWWIITGCGLLALVVGAVTSGPWAMGTAARTARKLEQTATASSRTAGAPPRG